From one Streptomyces sp. R41 genomic stretch:
- a CDS encoding GNAT family N-acetyltransferase produces MEMRRAGTVGELTAAEYLFDHPVRPEWAQRFLDTQGHHIFLAYEDGSPVGFISGVETVHPDKGTEMFLYELAVGEPFRRRGTGRALIRELAALARERGCYGMWVGVDTGNDVALATYRSAGGKDDGSCTVVAWDFA; encoded by the coding sequence ATGGAGATGCGCCGCGCCGGCACCGTCGGCGAACTGACCGCCGCCGAGTACCTCTTCGACCACCCCGTGCGCCCCGAGTGGGCCCAGCGTTTCCTGGACACCCAGGGCCACCACATCTTCCTCGCGTACGAGGACGGCAGTCCCGTCGGCTTCATCAGCGGCGTCGAGACGGTCCACCCCGACAAGGGCACCGAGATGTTCCTTTACGAGCTGGCGGTCGGCGAGCCGTTCCGGCGGCGCGGCACCGGACGTGCGCTGATCCGGGAGCTCGCCGCCCTCGCCCGCGAACGCGGCTGCTACGGGATGTGGGTCGGTGTCGACACCGGAAACGACGTCGCCCTTGCCACCTACCGCAGCGCGGGTGGCAAGGACGACGGGTCGTGCACGGTGGTTGCGTGGGACTTCGCGTGA
- a CDS encoding APC family permease — translation MTDTLRPVETAVPDAAPTASGNPQKLKRSIGIVGGTLLTLSCVTPASTLFVVVPDLFSSLGTATALTIAIGSLLCIAVAFCYSELGTLIPSAGGEYAMVSTMAGRLAGWLVFVLSLLVVMIVPPVIAMGTADYLAPIVHLNPSMAGAGVMILATLAGLLDLRANAWITGVFLVLEVIAAAVVAVLGFAHSERGAGSLVSMQVAGSGGHTDTVTAMLVVSGLAIALFVTQGFSTAVYLSEELENPRRNVARTVLATLAISTVIILVPVVAITMGASDLSTLTGGDISSMVTAWSNSAVGTFVSLCVALAIINAGIVMVIQNSRVLFASARDKAWPEPVNKGLSRLGRFGSPWVATLLVGVPGAALCFVNLDTLYGVTGVSVTGMYLLVAVAALLARRGKHADTPAWRMPLWPAMPVLLIAVLAYILSQQETSYLLWTGGITAVATLYWAFYLRPRRETRWLVSIPEDAQA, via the coding sequence ATGACCGACACGCTCCGCCCTGTCGAGACCGCCGTCCCGGACGCCGCCCCCACGGCCTCCGGGAACCCCCAAAAGCTCAAGCGATCCATCGGCATCGTCGGCGGCACCCTGCTGACGCTCTCCTGCGTGACGCCCGCCTCCACACTGTTCGTGGTCGTGCCCGACCTGTTCTCGTCCCTCGGCACGGCGACCGCGCTGACCATCGCGATCGGTTCGCTGCTCTGTATCGCCGTGGCGTTCTGCTACTCGGAGCTGGGCACCCTCATCCCCAGCGCGGGCGGCGAGTACGCCATGGTCTCCACGATGGCCGGACGCCTCGCGGGCTGGCTGGTCTTCGTGCTCTCGCTCCTCGTCGTCATGATCGTGCCACCGGTGATCGCGATGGGCACGGCGGACTACCTGGCGCCCATCGTGCACCTGAACCCGTCGATGGCGGGCGCCGGAGTGATGATCCTGGCCACCCTTGCGGGCCTGCTCGACCTGCGGGCCAACGCCTGGATCACCGGCGTCTTCCTGGTCCTCGAAGTCATCGCGGCGGCCGTCGTGGCGGTCCTGGGCTTCGCGCACAGCGAGCGCGGCGCCGGCAGCCTGGTCTCGATGCAGGTGGCGGGCTCCGGAGGTCACACCGACACCGTGACGGCCATGCTGGTCGTCTCCGGGCTCGCGATCGCCCTCTTCGTCACCCAGGGCTTCTCGACCGCGGTCTACCTCTCCGAGGAACTGGAGAATCCGCGCCGCAACGTCGCCCGTACGGTCCTCGCCACTCTGGCCATCTCCACGGTCATCATCCTGGTCCCGGTCGTCGCGATCACCATGGGCGCCTCCGACCTGTCGACCCTGACCGGCGGCGACATCAGCAGCATGGTCACGGCCTGGTCGAACTCCGCCGTCGGCACCTTCGTCAGCCTCTGCGTGGCCCTCGCCATCATCAACGCGGGCATCGTCATGGTCATCCAGAACTCCCGGGTGCTGTTCGCCTCGGCCCGCGACAAGGCGTGGCCCGAGCCGGTCAACAAGGGCCTCTCCCGGCTCGGCCGCTTCGGCTCCCCCTGGGTCGCCACCCTCCTCGTGGGCGTCCCCGGCGCGGCCCTGTGCTTCGTCAACCTGGACACCCTGTACGGGGTGACCGGCGTGTCGGTGACGGGCATGTATCTGCTGGTCGCGGTCGCCGCACTGCTCGCCCGCCGCGGCAAGCACGCCGACACGCCCGCCTGGCGCATGCCGCTGTGGCCCGCGATGCCGGTCCTGCTGATCGCGGTCCTCGCGTACATCCTGAGCCAGCAGGAGACGAGCTACCTGCTCTGGACCGGCGGCATCACGGCCGTCGCCACCCTGTACTGGGCCTTCTACCTGCGGCCGCGCCGCGAGACCCGCTGGCTGGTGTCGATCCCGGAGGACGCGCAGGCCTGA
- the mmsA gene encoding CoA-acylating methylmalonate-semialdehyde dehydrogenase: protein MTKTVNHWIGGKTVEGASGTYGPVTDPATGAVTTRVAFASVDEVDAAVAAAKDAYATWGQSSLAKRTTILFKFRALLDAHRDEIAELITAEHGKVHSDALGEVARGLEIVDLACGITVQLKGELSTEVASRVDVSSIRQPLGVVAGITPFNFPAMVPMWMFPLAIACGNTFVLKPSEKDPSASLKIAELLAEAGLPDGVFNVVHGDKVAVDRLLEHPDVKAVSFVGSTPIARYIHTTAAANGKRVQALGGAKNHMLVLPDADLDAAADAAVSAAYGSAGERCMAISAVVAVGSIGDELVEKIRERAEKIKIGPGNDPTSEMGPLITAAHRDKVASYVKGAADQGSEVVLDGTGYTVEGFEDGHWIGLSLLDRVPVTADAYKDEIFGPVLCVLRVDTYEEGVALINASPFGNGTAIFTRDGGAARRFQLEIEAGMVGVNVPIPVPVGYHSFGGWKDSLFGDHHIYGNDGTHFYTRGKVVTTRWPDPSEAPTGVDLGFPRNH from the coding sequence ATGACGAAGACCGTCAACCACTGGATCGGTGGCAAGACTGTCGAAGGTGCGTCGGGTACGTACGGGCCGGTCACCGACCCGGCGACCGGCGCCGTGACCACGCGGGTCGCCTTCGCGAGCGTCGACGAGGTCGACGCCGCGGTCGCCGCCGCGAAGGACGCGTACGCGACCTGGGGCCAGTCCTCGCTGGCCAAGCGGACCACGATCCTCTTCAAGTTCCGCGCGCTGCTCGACGCCCACCGCGACGAGATCGCCGAGCTGATCACCGCCGAGCACGGCAAGGTCCACTCCGACGCGCTCGGTGAGGTCGCGCGCGGCCTCGAGATCGTCGACCTGGCGTGCGGGATCACCGTGCAGCTGAAGGGTGAGCTCTCGACCGAGGTGGCCTCCCGGGTCGACGTGTCCTCGATCCGGCAGCCGCTCGGCGTCGTCGCCGGCATCACGCCGTTCAATTTCCCGGCCATGGTGCCGATGTGGATGTTCCCGCTGGCCATCGCGTGCGGCAACACCTTCGTCCTGAAGCCGTCGGAGAAGGACCCGTCGGCGTCGCTGAAGATCGCCGAGCTGCTGGCGGAGGCCGGTCTGCCGGACGGTGTCTTCAACGTCGTGCACGGTGACAAGGTGGCCGTCGACCGCCTCCTGGAGCACCCGGACGTGAAGGCGGTGTCCTTCGTCGGTTCGACGCCGATCGCCCGCTACATCCACACGACGGCCGCCGCGAACGGCAAGCGCGTACAGGCCCTCGGCGGCGCGAAGAACCACATGCTGGTCCTCCCGGACGCCGACCTGGACGCGGCGGCGGACGCGGCGGTGTCGGCGGCGTACGGCTCGGCGGGCGAGCGCTGCATGGCCATCTCGGCCGTGGTCGCGGTCGGCTCGATCGGCGACGAGCTGGTGGAGAAGATCCGCGAGCGCGCCGAGAAGATCAAGATCGGCCCCGGCAACGACCCGACCTCCGAGATGGGCCCGCTGATCACGGCCGCGCACCGCGACAAGGTGGCGTCGTATGTGAAGGGCGCCGCGGACCAGGGTTCCGAGGTCGTCCTCGACGGCACGGGTTACACGGTCGAGGGCTTCGAGGACGGCCACTGGATCGGCCTCTCGCTGCTGGACCGCGTGCCGGTGACGGCGGACGCGTACAAGGACGAGATCTTCGGCCCCGTCCTGTGCGTGCTGCGCGTCGACACGTACGAGGAGGGTGTGGCGCTGATCAACGCGTCCCCCTTCGGCAACGGCACCGCGATCTTCACCCGGGACGGCGGCGCCGCCCGCCGCTTCCAGCTGGAGATCGAGGCGGGCATGGTCGGCGTGAACGTGCCGATCCCGGTGCCCGTCGGCTACCACTCCTTCGGTGGCTGGAAGGACTCCCTCTTCGGCGACCACCACATCTACGGCAACGACGGCACGCACTTCTACACCCGCGGCAAGGTCGTCACCACCCGCTGGCCGGACCCGTCCGAGGCCCCGACCGGCGTCGACCTCGGTTTCCCGCGCAACCACTGA
- the iolD gene encoding 3D-(3,5/4)-trihydroxycyclohexane-1,2-dione acylhydrolase (decyclizing), producing the protein MTSTTRLTVAQALVRFLAAQYTERDDERQRLIGATWGIFGHGNVAGIGQALIEYGDVMPYHQGRNEQAMVHAAVGYARQSNRLSTHAVTTSIGPGATNLVTGAALATINHLPVLLLPGDVFATRPTDPVLQQLEVPYAGDVSVNDCLRPVSKYFDRITRPEALIPAALQAMRVLTDPVETGAVTLALPQDVQAEAYDWPKEFFAERIWTVRRPAPDGSELAAAVRAIRDARRPLIVAGGGVRHSRAEEALAELAAATRIPVASTQAGKGSLRWDHPQDVGGIGHTGTATADELARTADLVIGVGTRYTDFTTASGTLFNASDVRFLNLNIAPYDGHKLSGQTLIADARVGLEELTEALLLHKHRAEPAYVTEYTDDKERWEYRVDAAYEAEDVDIRPTQPQVLGILDELVTEDDILINAAGSLPGDLHKLWRARSRDQYHVEYGYSCMGYEIPAAIGVRMAAPDRPVWALVGDGTYLMMPTEIVTAVQEGIAIKVLILQNHGYASIGGLSESVGGERYGTAYRYRSEDGSYTGAPLPVDLAANAASLGMRVLRAKTVRDLRAALSEARAADTPTCVYVETETADTVSGAPPAQAWWDVPVAETATRSSAVKAREEYDRHVAARRRHL; encoded by the coding sequence ATGACCTCAACGACGAGGCTGACGGTCGCACAGGCGCTGGTGCGGTTCCTGGCCGCCCAGTACACGGAACGGGACGACGAGCGGCAGCGGCTGATCGGCGCCACCTGGGGCATCTTCGGCCACGGCAACGTCGCCGGGATCGGCCAGGCACTCATCGAGTACGGCGATGTCATGCCGTACCACCAGGGCCGTAACGAACAGGCGATGGTGCACGCGGCCGTCGGGTACGCGCGCCAGTCCAACCGTCTGTCCACGCACGCCGTGACCACCTCCATCGGCCCCGGCGCCACGAACCTCGTCACCGGCGCCGCCCTCGCGACGATCAACCACCTCCCGGTCCTGCTCCTGCCCGGCGACGTCTTCGCGACCCGCCCCACCGACCCGGTGCTCCAGCAGCTCGAGGTCCCGTACGCGGGCGATGTGTCGGTCAACGACTGTCTGCGCCCGGTGTCGAAGTACTTCGACCGCATCACCCGTCCCGAGGCGCTGATCCCGGCCGCCCTGCAGGCCATGCGGGTGCTCACCGACCCCGTCGAGACCGGCGCGGTCACGCTCGCGCTGCCGCAGGACGTGCAGGCGGAGGCGTACGACTGGCCCAAGGAGTTCTTCGCCGAGCGGATCTGGACCGTACGCCGTCCGGCGCCGGACGGGAGTGAACTGGCCGCCGCCGTACGGGCGATCCGCGATGCCCGCCGCCCCCTGATCGTCGCGGGCGGCGGGGTCCGCCACAGCCGCGCCGAGGAGGCGCTCGCCGAACTCGCCGCCGCCACCCGCATCCCCGTCGCCTCCACCCAGGCCGGCAAGGGTTCCCTGCGCTGGGACCACCCGCAGGACGTCGGCGGCATCGGCCACACCGGCACCGCGACCGCCGACGAACTCGCCCGCACCGCCGACCTGGTGATCGGCGTCGGCACCCGCTACACCGACTTCACCACCGCCTCAGGCACCCTCTTCAACGCCTCGGACGTCCGCTTCCTGAACCTCAACATCGCGCCCTACGACGGCCACAAGCTCTCCGGGCAGACGCTGATCGCGGACGCGCGCGTGGGACTCGAAGAGCTCACCGAGGCGCTGCTGCTGCACAAGCACCGCGCCGAGCCCGCGTACGTCACCGAGTACACGGACGACAAGGAGCGCTGGGAGTACCGGGTCGACGCGGCGTACGAGGCGGAGGACGTCGACATCCGGCCGACGCAGCCGCAGGTCCTCGGCATACTCGACGAGCTGGTCACCGAGGACGACATCCTGATCAACGCGGCCGGTTCGCTCCCCGGTGATCTGCACAAACTGTGGCGGGCGCGCTCGCGCGACCAGTACCACGTCGAGTACGGCTACTCGTGCATGGGCTACGAGATCCCGGCCGCGATCGGGGTGCGGATGGCGGCCCCCGACCGTCCCGTCTGGGCGCTGGTCGGCGACGGCACGTATCTGATGATGCCGACGGAGATCGTCACCGCCGTTCAGGAGGGCATCGCGATCAAGGTCCTCATTCTGCAGAACCACGGGTACGCCTCCATCGGCGGTCTCTCCGAGTCCGTGGGCGGCGAGCGGTACGGCACCGCGTACCGCTACCGGTCCGAGGACGGTTCGTACACAGGGGCGCCGCTGCCCGTCGACCTCGCCGCCAACGCGGCCAGCCTGGGCATGCGGGTCCTACGCGCGAAGACCGTCCGCGACCTGCGGGCCGCGCTCTCCGAGGCCCGGGCCGCGGACACTCCCACATGTGTCTACGTGGAGACCGAAACGGCAGACACAGTGTCGGGCGCGCCTCCGGCCCAAGCCTGGTGGGATGTACCCGTGGCCGAGACCGCGACCCGATCGTCGGCGGTCAAGGCGCGCGAGGAGTACGACCGGCACGTCGCCGCCCGACGCCGCCATCTGTGA
- the iolB gene encoding 5-deoxy-glucuronate isomerase — MSNEQQTNELYVPKGTTADANYALDIDPKRAGWTHSSLRIVELGPGGTHTFTTGDSEWIVLPLNGGCAVQVEDDEEFQLLGRQSVFAKVSDFAYVPRDARAQIASGAGGRFALAGAKCERRLPARYGPAPEVPVEDRGSGNCARKVRNFASADAFDCDRLIAVEVITPGGNWSSYPPHKHDEHRPGIESRLEEIYYFEIDGPNGFGYQRVFPSHEGGSDVLAEVRTGDAVLVPDGWHGPSIAQPGHTMYYLNVMAGPGEEREWRICFHPEHVDNTGSTEGYR, encoded by the coding sequence ATGAGCAACGAGCAGCAGACCAACGAGCTGTACGTCCCCAAGGGCACCACCGCCGACGCGAACTACGCGCTCGACATCGACCCCAAGCGCGCCGGCTGGACCCACAGCAGCCTGCGGATCGTGGAGCTGGGACCCGGTGGTACGCACACCTTCACCACCGGTGACAGCGAGTGGATCGTGCTCCCCCTGAACGGCGGTTGCGCCGTGCAGGTGGAGGACGACGAAGAGTTCCAACTCCTGGGCAGGCAGAGCGTGTTCGCCAAAGTCTCCGACTTCGCGTACGTGCCCCGTGACGCCCGGGCCCAGATCGCCTCCGGCGCGGGAGGCCGCTTCGCCCTGGCAGGAGCGAAGTGCGAGCGCCGACTCCCCGCCCGCTACGGCCCCGCGCCGGAGGTTCCCGTCGAAGACCGAGGCAGCGGCAACTGCGCCCGCAAGGTGCGCAATTTCGCCTCCGCCGACGCCTTCGACTGCGACAGGCTCATCGCCGTCGAGGTCATCACCCCCGGCGGCAACTGGTCCTCGTACCCGCCGCACAAGCACGACGAGCACCGGCCCGGTATCGAATCGCGGCTCGAGGAGATCTACTACTTCGAGATCGACGGTCCGAACGGATTCGGCTATCAGCGCGTATTCCCTTCGCACGAGGGCGGATCCGACGTCCTCGCCGAGGTCCGCACCGGCGATGCCGTCCTCGTCCCCGACGGATGGCACGGCCCGTCCATCGCCCAGCCCGGCCACACGATGTACTACCTGAACGTGATGGCCGGACCGGGCGAGGAGCGGGAGTGGCGGATCTGCTTCCACCCGGAACACGTAGACAACACAGGAAGCACAGAGGGATACCGATGA
- a CDS encoding deoxyribose-phosphate aldolase — protein MRAGHVGGARHEEGGDAPTGAPVAYERLRSPHRRVDVADLVRTRTHHPEAIAEAAARRARRPLVDDSGRLMIIAADHPARGALAVGDRKFAMAGRADLLDRLCLALSRPGVDGVLATADILDDLLLLGALDGKVVIGSMNRGGLAGASFELDDRFTGHRPRDIERLGFDAGKLLLRIDYDDPGSLRTLEATARVIDEMAERRLPVFVEPFLCRRRDDGTLRNDLSAEAVTKSIAIASGLGGSSAYTWLKVPVTDNPDDMARVMETSTLPSVLLGGDVGEDQERAYEKWRGALQLPTVQGLVVGRSLLYPADGDVAAAVDTAVGLL, from the coding sequence ATGAGGGCGGGGCATGTCGGGGGAGCGCGGCACGAAGAAGGGGGAGACGCGCCCACGGGTGCCCCCGTCGCGTACGAGCGGCTCCGATCCCCGCACCGGCGCGTCGACGTCGCCGACCTCGTCCGCACCCGCACCCATCACCCCGAGGCGATCGCCGAGGCCGCCGCCCGCCGGGCCCGCCGCCCCCTCGTCGACGACTCCGGCCGGCTGATGATCATTGCCGCGGACCATCCGGCCCGCGGCGCCCTGGCCGTCGGTGACCGCAAGTTCGCCATGGCCGGCCGCGCCGATCTCCTCGATCGACTCTGCCTCGCCCTGTCCCGCCCCGGGGTCGACGGCGTGCTCGCCACCGCCGACATCCTCGACGACCTGCTGCTGCTCGGCGCCCTCGACGGCAAGGTGGTCATCGGGTCGATGAACCGGGGCGGACTCGCGGGCGCCTCCTTCGAGCTGGACGACCGGTTCACCGGGCACCGCCCGCGGGACATCGAGCGGCTCGGCTTCGACGCGGGCAAGCTGCTGCTGCGCATCGACTACGACGACCCGGGCTCACTGCGCACCCTGGAAGCCACCGCCAGGGTCATCGACGAGATGGCGGAGCGCCGGCTCCCGGTCTTTGTCGAGCCGTTCCTGTGCCGCCGCCGTGACGACGGAACGCTGCGCAACGACCTGAGCGCCGAGGCCGTCACCAAGTCCATCGCCATCGCCAGTGGCCTGGGCGGCAGTTCGGCGTACACCTGGCTTAAGGTCCCCGTCACCGACAACCCCGACGACATGGCCCGCGTCATGGAGACCTCCACCCTGCCCTCCGTCCTCCTCGGCGGCGACGTCGGAGAGGACCAGGAACGCGCCTATGAGAAGTGGCGCGGCGCGCTGCAACTCCCCACCGTCCAGGGCCTGGTGGTCGGCCGTTCGCTGCTCTACCCGGCGGACGGCGATGTGGCCGCGGCCGTGGACACCGCCGTAGGACTCCTGTGA
- the iolC gene encoding 5-dehydro-2-deoxygluconokinase gives MAYDLITMGRIGVDLYPLQTGVPLAQVTSFGKFLGGSATNVAVAAARLGRRTAVITRTGEDPFGTYLHEALRDFGVDDRWVTPVPGLPTPVTFCEIFPPDDFPLYFYRRPKAPDLEIDAHDLDLDAIREARVFWVTGTGLSEEPSRTATLAALAHRAKSAATVFDLDWRPMFWKDPESARPFYAEALRHTTVAVGNVDEVEIATGEREPHAAARALLEAGVELAVVKQGPKGVLAVHRDGTSAEVPPLPVTVLNGLGAGDAFGGSLCHGLLANWDLESVMRHANAAGAIVASRLECSSAMPTPEEVEDALTAGAVL, from the coding sequence ATGGCGTACGACCTGATCACCATGGGGCGGATCGGCGTGGACCTCTACCCGTTGCAGACGGGGGTCCCGCTGGCCCAGGTGACGTCCTTCGGGAAGTTCCTCGGCGGCTCGGCGACGAACGTCGCGGTGGCCGCCGCCCGGCTCGGACGGCGCACGGCGGTGATCACTCGGACGGGTGAGGACCCCTTCGGCACCTACCTCCACGAGGCGCTGCGCGACTTCGGCGTCGACGACCGCTGGGTCACGCCGGTCCCCGGCCTGCCGACCCCCGTCACCTTCTGCGAGATCTTCCCGCCGGACGACTTCCCGCTGTACTTCTACCGGCGGCCCAAGGCCCCCGATCTGGAGATCGACGCGCACGACCTCGACCTGGACGCCATCCGCGAGGCCCGCGTCTTCTGGGTGACGGGCACGGGCCTGAGCGAGGAGCCCAGCCGCACGGCGACCCTCGCGGCGCTGGCCCACCGCGCCAAGTCCGCCGCGACGGTCTTCGACCTCGACTGGCGGCCCATGTTCTGGAAGGACCCCGAGTCCGCCAGGCCCTTCTACGCCGAGGCCCTGCGCCACACCACCGTCGCCGTAGGCAATGTCGACGAGGTCGAGATCGCCACAGGGGAGCGGGAACCGCACGCGGCCGCCCGCGCCCTGCTGGAAGCCGGCGTGGAACTCGCCGTCGTCAAACAGGGTCCCAAGGGCGTCCTCGCCGTCCACCGCGACGGCACCTCCGCCGAGGTCCCGCCCCTCCCGGTGACGGTCCTCAACGGCCTCGGGGCCGGCGACGCCTTCGGCGGTTCCCTGTGCCACGGTCTGCTCGCCAACTGGGATCTGGAGAGCGTCATGCGGCACGCGAACGCCGCCGGCGCCATCGTCGCGTCGCGCCTGGAGTGCTCCTCCGCGATGCCGACACCCGAAGAGGTCGAGGACGCCCTCACGGCTGGAGCGGTGCTATGA
- a CDS encoding sugar phosphate isomerase/epimerase family protein, whose amino-acid sequence MTSLSPQSSPQSSQSPQSSSPSSLSRIRIGSAPDSWGVWFPDDPQQVPWQRFLDEVSASGYEWIELGPYGYLPADPAVLKEETARRGLTVSAGTVFTGLHRGPEVWESTWAHVSDIAALTQAMGAEHLVVIPAFWRDDKTGEVLEDSTLTPTQWRNLTAQTERLAHEVRERYGLRIVVHPHADTHIDSEENVTRFLDATDSSLVSLCLDTGHYAYCGGDSVKLIETYGERIGYLHLKQVDPLILAEVRANEVPFGPAVARGVMCEPPSGVPALEPVLAAAQQLDVDLFAIVEQDMYPCPPDKPLPIAQRTRAFLRSCGA is encoded by the coding sequence ATGACGTCGTTGTCACCGCAGTCATCGCCTCAGTCGTCACAGTCACCGCAGTCGTCGTCTCCGTCCTCACTCTCGCGCATCCGGATCGGTTCGGCTCCCGACTCCTGGGGCGTCTGGTTCCCCGACGACCCCCAGCAGGTTCCCTGGCAGCGCTTCCTCGACGAGGTCTCCGCGTCTGGGTACGAGTGGATCGAGCTGGGCCCGTACGGCTATCTGCCCGCCGATCCGGCCGTCCTCAAGGAGGAGACCGCGCGGCGCGGGCTCACCGTCTCGGCCGGCACGGTCTTCACCGGATTGCACCGTGGCCCCGAGGTGTGGGAGTCCACCTGGGCGCACGTCTCGGACATCGCGGCGCTCACCCAGGCGATGGGCGCCGAGCACCTCGTCGTCATCCCGGCCTTCTGGCGGGACGACAAGACCGGCGAGGTGCTGGAGGACAGCACGCTGACGCCGACGCAGTGGCGCAATCTGACCGCCCAGACCGAGCGGCTCGCCCACGAGGTGCGCGAGCGCTACGGGCTGCGGATCGTCGTCCACCCGCACGCCGACACACACATCGACAGCGAGGAGAACGTCACGCGTTTCCTCGACGCGACCGACTCGTCGCTGGTGTCGCTGTGTCTCGACACGGGCCACTACGCGTACTGCGGCGGTGACAGCGTCAAGCTCATCGAGACGTACGGCGAGCGCATCGGCTACCTCCACCTCAAGCAGGTGGACCCGCTGATCCTGGCCGAGGTCCGCGCGAACGAGGTGCCGTTCGGGCCCGCCGTGGCCCGCGGTGTGATGTGCGAACCGCCGTCCGGCGTACCGGCGCTGGAGCCCGTCCTCGCCGCCGCGCAGCAGCTCGACGTCGACCTCTTCGCGATCGTCGAGCAGGACATGTACCCCTGTCCGCCGGACAAGCCGCTCCCGATCGCGCAACGGACCCGGGCGTTCCTGAGGTCCTGCGGGGCGTAA
- a CDS encoding helix-turn-helix domain-containing protein translates to MATGQRARDEVVSRGGSGPGGAWETVVALPHPRLRPGVISYRGIRLALDGPRRRLEAPIGAATLLLGFEQPLRISRAGRPPATLVSVFSGPATTAAVGEHGGRLAGIEVLLAPWAAFTLFGTPQYELADRTVDPDELPHLLGARSSRNRRRSIGELSAALAALPGWAERFGLLDDVFARWAEAGTPSSARVVRAWEHLQRTWGTIPVPRLADEVGWSVRQLENRFREQIGLGPKAAARVLRLQRARRLLAAGRSQAETAAACGFYDQAHLSGEFKTMTGCTPREFTAARGAPPGPAAGPPAADRMAGEATSLVLLADRRDQSDRGAIFSKTGGIR, encoded by the coding sequence ATGGCGACGGGGCAGCGGGCACGGGATGAGGTCGTCTCGCGCGGGGGATCCGGACCGGGCGGCGCCTGGGAGACCGTCGTCGCGCTGCCCCATCCGCGGCTGCGGCCCGGGGTGATCAGCTACCGCGGGATCCGGCTCGCCCTCGACGGGCCGCGACGCAGGCTGGAGGCACCGATCGGCGCCGCGACGCTGCTGCTGGGCTTCGAACAGCCGCTGCGTATCTCCCGCGCGGGGCGGCCTCCCGCCACCCTCGTGTCGGTGTTCTCCGGACCGGCCACCACCGCGGCCGTCGGCGAGCACGGCGGACGGCTCGCGGGCATCGAGGTGCTGCTCGCACCGTGGGCCGCGTTCACCCTCTTCGGCACGCCGCAGTACGAACTCGCCGACCGGACGGTCGATCCCGACGAACTGCCGCATCTGCTGGGCGCCCGTTCGAGCCGGAACCGCCGGCGCAGCATCGGTGAACTCTCCGCCGCGCTGGCCGCGTTGCCCGGCTGGGCCGAGCGGTTCGGGCTGCTGGACGACGTGTTCGCGCGCTGGGCCGAGGCGGGAACGCCGAGTTCGGCGCGGGTGGTACGGGCGTGGGAGCACCTCCAGCGGACCTGGGGCACGATACCGGTGCCCCGGCTCGCCGACGAGGTCGGCTGGAGCGTACGGCAGTTGGAGAACCGTTTCCGGGAGCAGATCGGGCTCGGGCCGAAGGCGGCGGCGCGGGTGCTGCGGTTGCAGCGGGCGCGGCGGCTGCTCGCGGCGGGACGGTCGCAGGCGGAGACGGCGGCGGCGTGCGGGTTCTATGACCAGGCCCACCTCAGTGGGGAGTTCAAGACGATGACCGGCTGCACGCCGCGTGAGTTCACGGCGGCGCGGGGGGCTCCGCCGGGGCCGGCGGCCGGGCCTCCGGCGGCTGACCGCATGGCGGGCGAGGCCACCAGCCTGGTGCTCTTGGCCGATCGGCGTGACCAGAGTGACCGGGGTGCGATTTTTTCCAAGACCGGTGGGATCCGTTGA
- a CDS encoding helix-turn-helix transcriptional regulator, with the protein MTDRRLWSYKEIAAHIKVQPDTVRSYRKHGLLPPPDHVEGGKPYWYAETVRAWVASRPGNRSRRDD; encoded by the coding sequence ATGACCGACCGCAGGCTCTGGTCGTACAAGGAGATCGCCGCGCACATCAAGGTGCAGCCGGACACCGTGCGGTCCTACCGCAAGCACGGGCTGCTCCCCCCGCCCGACCATGTGGAGGGCGGAAAGCCCTACTGGTACGCGGAGACCGTCCGGGCCTGGGTCGCCTCCCGCCCGGGAAATCGCAGCCGCAGAGACGACTGA